A part of Candidatus Methylomirabilota bacterium genomic DNA contains:
- the tyrS gene encoding tyrosine--tRNA ligase — protein MIAKATPGEQQAILTSRTVEVISREELLRKLEKRGRPLRVKLGMDPTAPDLHLGHSVVLHKLRQFQELGHEIIFLIGDFTGMIGDPSGRSDTRKPLTAEEVARNAETYKSQIFKILDPVKTRIEFNSKWLGAMSGEALISLASRYTVARMLERDDFQKRYREGLPISIHEFLYPLIQGYDSVVLEADVELGGTDQKFNLLVGRELQRDFGQEPQVIMTLPILEGLDGVQKMSKSLGNSIGLEDPPKEMFGQVMSIPDSLLLRYYELTTRLSSDEIGEIREGLEQGTLHPRDAKANLGRMLVSLYHSPEAAEVAAQEFDRVFRDRQDPEEIETFEIPSASGIFLLPQVLTAAGLTSSNSEARRLIQQGAVEVDDERVLDVNQALKPEPDRKYKVRVGKRRFKKIGYK, from the coding sequence GTCCCCTGCGGGTAAAACTGGGGATGGATCCGACGGCTCCAGATCTGCACTTAGGCCACAGCGTGGTCCTTCACAAGCTTCGCCAGTTCCAGGAGCTGGGCCACGAGATTATTTTCTTGATCGGTGACTTTACCGGAATGATCGGGGATCCATCGGGCCGCTCCGACACGCGCAAGCCTTTAACGGCTGAGGAGGTTGCGCGCAATGCCGAAACCTACAAGAGCCAGATCTTCAAGATCCTGGACCCGGTGAAGACGCGGATCGAGTTCAATAGCAAGTGGCTGGGAGCGATGTCAGGTGAGGCGTTGATAAGTCTCGCGTCGAGGTACACGGTCGCTCGCATGCTCGAACGGGATGACTTCCAGAAACGGTATCGCGAGGGGCTTCCCATCAGCATCCATGAATTTCTGTACCCTCTGATCCAAGGGTACGACTCGGTAGTGCTCGAGGCGGACGTGGAGTTGGGTGGAACCGATCAGAAATTTAATCTGCTGGTCGGCCGGGAGCTCCAGAGGGACTTTGGCCAGGAGCCCCAGGTCATTATGACGCTGCCGATCCTGGAAGGATTGGACGGGGTCCAGAAGATGTCCAAAAGCTTAGGGAACTCAATCGGCCTGGAAGACCCCCCCAAGGAGATGTTCGGCCAGGTGATGTCGATCCCGGATAGCCTGCTCCTTCGGTACTACGAGCTGACCACTCGCCTGTCCTCTGACGAGATTGGCGAGATCCGAGAGGGTCTCGAGCAAGGGACTCTCCACCCGCGGGATGCGAAAGCGAACCTGGGCAGGATGTTGGTAAGTCTCTACCACTCGCCAGAGGCGGCGGAGGTGGCCGCGCAGGAGTTTGATCGGGTCTTTCGGGACCGCCAGGACCCGGAGGAGATTGAGACTTTCGAGATTCCCTCTGCAAGCGGGATCTTCCTGCTTCCCCAAGTCCTCACGGCGGCTGGTCTGACCAGTTCGAACTCCGAGGCGCGGCGCCTGATCCAGCAGGGAGCGGTCGAGGTGGATGACGAAAGGGTCCTCGACGTGAACCAAGCGCTCAAGCCTGAGCCTGACCGGAAGTATAAGGTCCGGGTGGGGAAGCGGCGCTTTAAGAAAATAGGGTATAAATGA